In Ornithinibacter aureus, the genomic stretch GCTCGTTCCTCACGAACGAGAAGTGGAACTTCCCCTTCGCGTTCGAGATCATGCAGCAGAGCCCCGTCATCGAGGGCCTGTGGAAGGGCACCATCTTCGGCACGGTCGGGGCGATGATCCTCGGCATCGGGCTCGGGGTCGTGCTCGCCGTCATGAGACTGTCGACCAACCCGGTACTGCGCGGGGTCGCGTTCGTCTACACCTGGTTCTTCCGGGCCATCCCCCGCTACGTCCTGCTCGTGCTCCTCGGCACCGGCATCGGCTTCCTCTACCCCGTGTTCGACATCGGGGTGCCGTTCGGTCAGCAGATCGGCAACGCCCTGGGCATCGAGGGTGGTCTGACGTTCTTCCAGCTCGACTACAACAGCATCTCGAGCACCATCTGGGTCGGCATCCTCGGCCTGGGTCTGTCCGAGGCCGCATACATGGCCGAGATCGCCCGCGCCGGCATCCTGTCGGTCGACAAGGGCCAGACCGAGGCCGCCCAGGCGCTCGGCATGCCCCCCGGCAAGACGATGCGCCGCGTCGTGCTGCCCCAGGCGATGCGGGTCATCGTGCCACCCACCGGCAACGAGACCATCGCCATGGTCAAGGACACCTCACTGCTCGCAGCGGTCCCCGTCATCGTCGAGCTGTTCTACCAGAGCTACCAGTTCGGCCAGCGCAGCTTCCAGATCATGCCCGGCATCGTCGCGGCGACCATCTGGTACCTCATCGTCTGCTCGATCCTCATGGTCGGCCAGTCCCGCCTCGAGCGCTACTACGGCCGTGGCTTCGGAGCAGTCCCCAAGAAGACCCAGGCCAAGCTCACCAAGATCGGGGCGGACCACTGATGGCCGACTCCACGGCCCGAACCGGCTCGGATGCCGCACCGCTCGTCCACGCCGTCAACGTCACCAAGGCGTTCCACGGCAACGAGGTGCTCAAGGGCATCGACATGGACGTCGCCCGCGGCGAGGTGGTCGTGCTCCTCGGCCCGTCGGGGTCGGGCAAGACCACGTTCCTGCGCTGCATCAACCAGCTCGAGACCATCGACGGCGGCCGCATCTGGGTCGACGGCGACCTCATGGGCTACGAGGACCGCGGCGGGGTGCTGCACCACCTCACCGACAAGCAGATCGCGGGACAGCGCCGCGAGATCGGGATGTGCTTCCAGCGGTTCAACCTGTTCCCGCACAAGACGGTGCTCGAGAACATCATCGAGGCCCCCACCCAGGTCAAGGGCGTCAGCAAGGCCGAGGCGACGGCTCGTGCCCTGGAACTGCTCGAGCAGGTGGGGCTGTCCGACAAGCCGGCCGCCTACCCGTCGCAGCTGTCCGGCGGGCAGCAGCAGCGAGTGGCGATCGCGCGGGCCCTGGCGATGGACCCCAAGCTCATGCTCTTCGACGAGCCGACGAGCGCGCTCGACCCCGAACTCGTCGGTGAGGTGCTCAAGGTCATGCGTGACCTGGCCGAAGGCGGTATGACGATGATCGTCGTCACCCACGAGATGGGCTTCGCCCGCGAGGTCGCCGATCGCGTCGTCTTCATGGACGCCGGCGTCGTCGTCGAACAGGGCCCCCCGTCGGAGGTCATCGGCAACCCCCAGCACGCCCGCACCCGGGCCTTCCTGTCCCGCATGCGCCAGGAGGAGGCCGCACACGCCGCCGCCCAGGACCCCATCGCACAGCGGTGAGACCCCGGTCGCTGATGCCGCTGCCCGCCCTCGTGCGGGTACGGGGGGTCTCGATGCTGCCCACCCACCGCGAAGGTGACGTCCTGCTCGTGGTGCGTGGGCGGCATCCGCGCCCCGGTCAGGTCGCCGTCGTCCGGCTGCCCCCGGACTCCGCTGGCACCCCGAGACCGCTGTCGGTCAAGCGGATCACCGGCCCCGACCCGGACGATTCGACCCGGTGGTGGATCGACTCCGACAACGCTGCCCAGGGGCTGACGTCCTTCGACGTCGGTTCACTCGCGAGCGAGGACATCGTCGCCGTCGTCGTCGGTCGTGTGTGGCGGCCGCTGAGGTAGGTTGATGGGGACCGCGAGATCCCCACATCCTCAGGAGAGAGACCATGCTGTCGCTGTTCCGCATCACCGATGTCTCCGCCCACTGCGACCTGCCCTGTGGCGTGTACGACCCCGCTCAGGCCCGCATCGAGGCCGAGTCGATCAAGGCGATCATCGCCAAGGTCGCCGACAACGACGACCCCGACTTCCGCACCCGTGCGATCGTCATCAAGGAGCAGCGCTCCGAACTGGTCAAGCACCACCTGTGGGTGCTGTGGACCGACTACTTCAAGCCCCCGCACTTCGAGAAGTACCCCGAGCTGCACACCCTGGTCAACGAGGCCACCAAGCTTGCTGGCGCCTCCGGCACCAAGGGCGAGCTCGACGCGGCGAAGGCCGACGAGCTGCTCGCCAAGATCGACGAGATCGCCACGATCTTCTGGGAGACCAAGAAGGCCTGAATCTCGGCCTTCTGACGTTTCTGCCAGCAGCCGCTCGGCACGCCCCCGTCGGGTGTGCCGAGCGGTTTGCTGCAGCAGGGGTCAGGACGACGGGGGCGGAACGCTTGCCACGTAGACCTCGCCGGCGCCCTCGAGAGCGACCGCTCCCTCACCGGCGGGCAGGAATGCCGACTCGGCATCACCCAGGTCGAGCACCCGGGAGCCCGAGCGAAGGGTGACCGCACCCCGCAGGCAGAACGCGATGCGAGGGCCCCGGCCACCGGGCAGGACACGCCCGGGCGTCACCCGGTAGAGCACGAACCGGTCCGACGCGCTGTCGAAGACCTCGAGGCCAGGCTCCACCGTGCGTCCGCGACCGGCGATGCCTCCGGCGCGCGGGTCGACGATCCGCAGGAGCTCAGCGACGTTGACCTCCTTGCTGGTCAGCCCAGCGCGCACCACGTTGTCGGAGTTCGCGAGCACCTCGATCCCGAGCCCTCGCACGTACGAGTGCAGCACTCCGGCCGCCACGTCGACGTACTCCCCCGGCTCGAGCACGCGGTAGTGCATGAGCAACAGGACGACGAGGCCGATGTCGTCGGGGTGTTCCTCGGCAACCCCGACGATGGCGGCGGCCGCGTGCCCGAGGTCATCTCCCGACGACTCGAGCCGGACACAGGCGGCGACGACCGATCGTGCGAACTCGTCGACGTGCTCCGCCGGGGTCGCGAGCACGAGGGCCAGCGTCTCGTGCACCGGGTCCGCCGCCGCCGACGCCTGCTCGACGATCGTCGTGAACCGGTCGACGTCCAGGCGCCGAGCCAGGTCGACGACCTCGTCGAAGCTGCGCATGCCGACGAACACCTCGAAGGGGGCCAGCGCCAGCAGCAGCTCGGGTTTGGCCCAGTCGTCGACGTAGACGGCGTCGCTGGTCCGGGCGCGCTCGGAGCACGCCTGTTCGGCGGTGGGGTGGGCTTGGATCGAGATGGCACGCCCTGGCGCAAGCACCTTGAGCAGGAACGGCAGCCGAGGGCCGAACCGATCGATGCAGTCAGCCCCCAGCTCCTTGACGGCATCGGCGGCGATGACGGCGGCGAGGTCTGGGTTGCCCGGGCGATCGGTGCCGCTCGGGCCGCCCTCGTGGGCACCCATCCACAGTTCGGACTCCGGTTCCGGGCTCGGGATGTCACGCCCTTGCAGGCTGGCGATCGAGACGTGCGATCCCCACGCGTCGGAGAAGACGACGGGCGTCAGGCGATCCACGGCAGGGCAGCTCTCGGGTGGGTGTGTGGGCCAGCTCGGCGGGCACGTGCCGAGGCGGGGGACGAGCGACCTCAGATGCTAACGCGATTCACGGGCCCCGGGCCCAGACCGGCCGGGGGCAGTGGCCGACGTCACCACGGCAAGCGCCGTCACGACCTCGGGGTCGTATTCGTACCCCAGACCCAGCTGGATCCGCTCGAGCGCGGCGTCGATGGCCGAGGCTCCCGAGTCCCCCTGGGTGAGGTCGTCATAGGCGTTGGCCACCTTGATGATCCGGCTCCCGAGAGCGACGTCCTCGCCGAGTTCGCGCACCCGCCGGTACGGGGTGGGCACCGACTCGACGATCGAGGCGATGTCCTCCAGCCCTGAAGCCCGACGGATGATCCGAGCGCCTTCGCTGGAGATCTCCAGCTGGTCACTCGGTGCAGCCAGCACCGTGGCACCCCCGGGTATGGGCTCGGTCAACGAGATCTGGCCCAGGTCATGCAGGAGTGCCGCGTATTCGACGTCCCGCAGCTCACGACCTGACAGGCCGAGCACCCGGCCCATCCGTACGCTGGACAGCGCGACCCGCTCAGCGTGCCCCGACGGGGTGTACCCACCCGCCTCGGTGAGAACCGAGAGGATGGCGATCGTCTGTCGGTAGATCTCCCGGTTCCTCGAGGCCCGGTCCACGGCGACGTACGTGATGGCGAGGGGGAACAGCGCGACGGGGAGGGCGAGCAGGCCCAGCTGCGGTGCCATGAGCGCCACCATCGGGCCCGTGGTGATGACCGCATAGGTCAGCGGGGCCACCTCTCCGACCTCGTCGCGCAGTGCGGAGGTCCAGGCCGTGCGCTGACGTTCCGAGCGCACCGCGGACGACAGACCGATCTCGACGGTGAGGCCGACGGCGGCAATGACGAGGAGGCCGGCAGCCACGACCGGGAGGGGCACCTGCTCACCGTCGTCGAGTTCCCACAGCGGCAGCCCCCACGGGCTCGCTGCCCGCGCCAACCAGGCGGCTACACCGACGCCGACGAGGCGGGCAGCCATCTGGTCGACCCGCACGACACGACCGAAGGTCCTGCGCACCACCGCCGCGAGGACCAGACCCGTCGCCACGATCAGCACGACGACTCCGGAGGGCACGTCGAAGGTCGGCTCGCCCGCGATGTCCCCGACGAACGCGAGTGCCAGCGCCGATGCCGAGGCGAGCGGCGCGGCTTCCCTCCTGCTCGGCATCCGCAGACGCACCAGCTCTCCGGCCACGAGGGCGACGACGAACACCGCAATCGTCCGGTAGTGCACGCCCGATGCCCAGCCAGCGCTGCCGAGTGACGTCGTGACCGCTGCAGCGATCGTGAGGATACCCAGGGTGAGGAGGGCTGCTGCTCTGGGTCGCTCGAGGAGCGGACGCAGGACACTCATGCGCCACCCACGTTTGCCCTGCGCACGAGCGCCTGCTCGAGGGCCGGCAGCAGGTCGTGGTCCCTCGGGGAACGGGCTCGCAGGATCGCCATGGCCTCGTCATGGGTGAGCACCCGGCCGTCAGGGGTACCGACCTCGGTCAGAAGGTCGTACTCATCGGCGAGCCCGACGACCAGCGCGGCCAAGCCCAGGGCCGCTCCCTCGGCGCCGGAGCCCAGAGCCTCGCGGTGGTGGGCCACAGCATCCACCGACCCCGCGAGGAAGCTGACCTCCTGCACCAGGCGAGCTCCTCGCTGCGGGTAGTCGCGCAGCGAGGCTCCGGCACCGATCGACTCGCGGCGCACCGTCGCCGTCGGCAGCGTCGTCAGGCCCAGGTCGTGCAGCATCCCCGCAGCCCGGATGTCGGCAACCACCGCAGGACGCAGTCCGAGGGACTCGGCCATGTGGACGCTGAGCTGGGCCACCCGGGCACTGTGCCCCGTGAGGTGCGGGGCCTTGGACTCCACCGCACCGACCAGAACCCCCAGCGCCCGCTCATGACCCTTGACCTCCTCGCTGTACTGGGCGAAGGCCCACCGCGCCACGAGCAGAGGTGGAAGCACGAGGACGACGCCAGCCGGGCCGAGCCCCACCGGTTCCCAGAGGACCACGAGGATGAACGCGATGACGCCGTACCCGAGTTGGTTGGGCCCGCTCGTGACCAGCATGCGCCAGATCTGGGTGCGGACCGGCACCCCTTGGGCAAGCCTGACGACTGCGGCGATGAGCAGCAGGTTCGCAAGCGCCTGGACGACATCGGCGACGAGGATCGGGAAGCCGACGGCCCGAACGATCTCCCACGGACCCGGCAGGCCCGCACCCCCCACCACCCCACCCGCAGCCCGGTACACGACGGCCCCGAACACCCCCAGCAGGGCGAACATGCCAGTGTTGAACAGGCGAGCCCGCCACGGCTGCTTGCCCCTCTGGAGCGGGCCCACGAGGATCCCGACGATGCCCGCCCCCGCGGGTCCCACGAGGGCCATGGAGGCCACGAGCACGATGCTGGAGAACGACAGGCTGACGCTGTTCGTCGTGAGCCCGATGCTCCCCTGCCACCACGTGAGCACGGCGAGGACGACCAGGACGGCCAGTGCCACGTCGATGACGAGGCCGTCGATGCGGATGGCCGCGGCCGTGGCACC encodes the following:
- a CDS encoding amino acid ABC transporter ATP-binding protein, whose translation is MADSTARTGSDAAPLVHAVNVTKAFHGNEVLKGIDMDVARGEVVVLLGPSGSGKTTFLRCINQLETIDGGRIWVDGDLMGYEDRGGVLHHLTDKQIAGQRREIGMCFQRFNLFPHKTVLENIIEAPTQVKGVSKAEATARALELLEQVGLSDKPAAYPSQLSGGQQQRVAIARALAMDPKLMLFDEPTSALDPELVGEVLKVMRDLAEGGMTMIVVTHEMGFAREVADRVVFMDAGVVVEQGPPSEVIGNPQHARTRAFLSRMRQEEAAHAAAQDPIAQR
- a CDS encoding S24 family peptidase, translated to MPLPALVRVRGVSMLPTHREGDVLLVVRGRHPRPGQVAVVRLPPDSAGTPRPLSVKRITGPDPDDSTRWWIDSDNAAQGLTSFDVGSLASEDIVAVVVGRVWRPLR
- the sodN gene encoding superoxide dismutase, Ni, whose product is MLSLFRITDVSAHCDLPCGVYDPAQARIEAESIKAIIAKVADNDDPDFRTRAIVIKEQRSELVKHHLWVLWTDYFKPPHFEKYPELHTLVNEATKLAGASGTKGELDAAKADELLAKIDEIATIFWETKKA
- the manA gene encoding mannose-6-phosphate isomerase, class I: MDRLTPVVFSDAWGSHVSIASLQGRDIPSPEPESELWMGAHEGGPSGTDRPGNPDLAAVIAADAVKELGADCIDRFGPRLPFLLKVLAPGRAISIQAHPTAEQACSERARTSDAVYVDDWAKPELLLALAPFEVFVGMRSFDEVVDLARRLDVDRFTTIVEQASAAADPVHETLALVLATPAEHVDEFARSVVAACVRLESSGDDLGHAAAAIVGVAEEHPDDIGLVVLLLMHYRVLEPGEYVDVAAGVLHSYVRGLGIEVLANSDNVVRAGLTSKEVNVAELLRIVDPRAGGIAGRGRTVEPGLEVFDSASDRFVLYRVTPGRVLPGGRGPRIAFCLRGAVTLRSGSRVLDLGDAESAFLPAGEGAVALEGAGEVYVASVPPPSS
- a CDS encoding HD-GYP domain-containing protein, producing MSTTGSAGHRPTVGRVVRPSAVSVFVAVVFTAGLGATAAAIRIDGLVIDVALAVLVVLAVLTWWQGSIGLTTNSVSLSFSSIVLVASMALVGPAGAGIVGILVGPLQRGKQPWRARLFNTGMFALLGVFGAVVYRAAGGVVGGAGLPGPWEIVRAVGFPILVADVVQALANLLLIAAVVRLAQGVPVRTQIWRMLVTSGPNQLGYGVIAFILVVLWEPVGLGPAGVVLVLPPLLVARWAFAQYSEEVKGHERALGVLVGAVESKAPHLTGHSARVAQLSVHMAESLGLRPAVVADIRAAGMLHDLGLTTLPTATVRRESIGAGASLRDYPQRGARLVQEVSFLAGSVDAVAHHREALGSGAEGAALGLAALVVGLADEYDLLTEVGTPDGRVLTHDEAMAILRARSPRDHDLLPALEQALVRRANVGGA
- a CDS encoding amino acid ABC transporter permease, whose protein sequence is MTSTTQDRPGRIEARPVRHPWRWVAMAVIAVLAAMMASSFLTNEKWNFPFAFEIMQQSPVIEGLWKGTIFGTVGAMILGIGLGVVLAVMRLSTNPVLRGVAFVYTWFFRAIPRYVLLVLLGTGIGFLYPVFDIGVPFGQQIGNALGIEGGLTFFQLDYNSISSTIWVGILGLGLSEAAYMAEIARAGILSVDKGQTEAAQALGMPPGKTMRRVVLPQAMRVIVPPTGNETIAMVKDTSLLAAVPVIVELFYQSYQFGQRSFQIMPGIVAATIWYLIVCSILMVGQSRLERYYGRGFGAVPKKTQAKLTKIGADH
- a CDS encoding HD-GYP domain-containing protein → MSVLRPLLERPRAAALLTLGILTIAAAVTTSLGSAGWASGVHYRTIAVFVVALVAGELVRLRMPSRREAAPLASASALALAFVGDIAGEPTFDVPSGVVVLIVATGLVLAAVVRRTFGRVVRVDQMAARLVGVGVAAWLARAASPWGLPLWELDDGEQVPLPVVAAGLLVIAAVGLTVEIGLSSAVRSERQRTAWTSALRDEVGEVAPLTYAVITTGPMVALMAPQLGLLALPVALFPLAITYVAVDRASRNREIYRQTIAILSVLTEAGGYTPSGHAERVALSSVRMGRVLGLSGRELRDVEYAALLHDLGQISLTEPIPGGATVLAAPSDQLEISSEGARIIRRASGLEDIASIVESVPTPYRRVRELGEDVALGSRIIKVANAYDDLTQGDSGASAIDAALERIQLGLGYEYDPEVVTALAVVTSATAPGRSGPGARESR